One Staphylococcus ratti DNA segment encodes these proteins:
- the addB gene encoding helicase-exonuclease AddAB subunit AddB: MFRVFLGRAGTGKSTTMLKEIKAKLRAQPLGDPIVLITPMQGTYLYERAFVNDAELRGSVRAEVLHFERLSHRVFQELGGVSEKRLSTNAIEMMLYDILQAQKANLKLYHAQTEYLGFSTKIREQIQDFEKYAVTADMVQEASENQAFDKRTRDKLHDIGLIYDQLIQNMTDEFITSEALMNRFIELIPKSDWLARADIYIDGFHNFSTQEYKVIEALVQHAKSVSVLLTTDGDKDAFSMFRKPSETLQHIEAIAKHLDVNLERRSFSTVNRFNNQDLQHLESEFDALIPRVFATEIESLNILESPTTRDEVNEIARRILKDVRENGYRFNDIAILYRDPSYPYLLESILPQYDIPYSIDVKKSMTHHPVMEMLRALIEVLQTQWNFEPLMRLLKTNVLTRTYSDSLHRIDILENYALERGIRGKRWIDPKSFTLEQFEKMGIKRKKIDEDTQALFERVITLKDDVFHKLMAFESALNEGAHALDYATAFYEVMESFELPHQLMTERDMLDEMGKHTAAEEIDQIWNGFSRVLDDVVTVFKTQSMTLPRFLEILDVGLNELEFSMIPQTLDQVSIGTMDLAKVDNKKHIYMIGMNDGVMPQALAGKSLISDDEKKQFEEVTKTQLSPTADILQMDEAFVCYYAMTRATDKVTWSYSLMESSGSEREISPFLNDIMKLFTQLKVTYTEREHERHTMSLVAHPHQTKVHLLESLKAALDGALISDTWYAVYYVMTQHESLAHGLNHLKTALTYRNETVQLDQVLTESLYGKVINASVSRFEGYQSCPFKHYASHGLRLNERTKYQLQSFDLGTIFHDVLRYIAEKVQGRFNQLSTQQIQQLTEEALANYLPEVQYNLLNSTSYYQYLSRRIGAIIQATLHAMKHQSEHSQFKPIAFEKSFRKQPRNDNELMAQPLQTKQGIPINIRGQIDRIDIYETQNKSFINIIDYKSSTTSASLDLVKVYYGLQMQMMTYMDIALQNKARLGLSSELKPGGFLYMYVHKFKDEKRTWSDLSTENLETSFLKSYKLSGLLNGDSDVIEAYDKSLIDGFNSDIVPLRLKKNGDFYSSSKVADETTLYKLMQHNKRNFEAIATNIMDGHTEVAPLKYKETLPCRFCNYQSVCHVDSLIDAPKYRTVDEKINPLECLREEGE; encoded by the coding sequence ATGTTTCGGGTATTTTTAGGTCGTGCAGGAACAGGGAAAAGTACGACGATGTTAAAAGAAATAAAAGCGAAATTACGAGCGCAGCCTTTAGGAGATCCTATTGTGCTTATTACGCCAATGCAAGGGACGTATTTGTATGAGCGGGCATTCGTAAACGATGCAGAGTTACGTGGCAGTGTTCGGGCTGAGGTTTTGCACTTTGAACGATTAAGTCATCGTGTGTTTCAAGAGTTAGGTGGTGTGAGCGAAAAAAGATTATCCACGAATGCGATTGAAATGATGCTGTATGATATTTTACAAGCACAAAAAGCGAATCTTAAACTTTATCATGCGCAAACAGAATATTTGGGATTTAGTACTAAAATTAGGGAGCAAATTCAAGATTTTGAAAAGTATGCAGTTACTGCTGATATGGTACAAGAAGCATCAGAAAATCAAGCCTTTGATAAACGGACACGAGACAAGTTGCATGATATTGGCCTTATTTATGACCAGTTAATTCAAAATATGACGGATGAATTTATTACATCTGAAGCGTTAATGAATCGTTTTATCGAACTTATTCCAAAATCTGATTGGCTCGCACGCGCGGATATTTATATAGATGGGTTTCATAACTTTTCAACGCAAGAATATAAAGTGATTGAAGCGCTTGTTCAACATGCCAAGTCGGTATCAGTACTTCTAACGACAGATGGAGACAAAGATGCGTTTAGTATGTTTCGTAAACCTTCAGAGACACTTCAACATATAGAAGCCATTGCCAAACATTTAGATGTTAATTTGGAACGTCGCTCATTTTCAACAGTGAATCGCTTTAACAATCAAGATTTACAACATTTAGAAAGTGAATTTGATGCGTTAATCCCCCGTGTATTTGCGACAGAAATAGAATCACTGAACATTTTAGAATCGCCTACTACGCGTGATGAAGTTAATGAAATCGCGCGCCGTATTTTGAAAGATGTGCGTGAAAATGGTTATCGTTTTAATGATATTGCGATATTGTATCGAGATCCGAGTTATCCTTATTTACTAGAGTCAATATTGCCACAATACGATATTCCGTACAGTATTGATGTGAAAAAATCAATGACACATCACCCAGTGATGGAAATGTTACGTGCATTGATCGAAGTGCTTCAAACGCAATGGAATTTTGAGCCATTAATGCGTTTGTTAAAAACGAATGTGTTAACACGTACATATTCAGATAGTTTACATCGTATTGATATATTAGAAAATTATGCTTTAGAACGTGGCATTCGTGGCAAACGGTGGATAGACCCTAAATCTTTCACGTTAGAACAATTTGAAAAGATGGGGATTAAACGAAAAAAGATCGATGAAGATACGCAAGCGTTATTTGAGCGCGTAATTACACTCAAAGATGATGTGTTTCATAAATTGATGGCATTCGAAAGTGCGTTAAATGAAGGTGCGCATGCTTTAGATTATGCTACAGCTTTTTATGAAGTGATGGAATCATTCGAATTACCTCATCAATTGATGACTGAACGCGATATGTTAGATGAAATGGGAAAACATACAGCAGCTGAAGAGATAGACCAAATTTGGAATGGTTTTAGCCGCGTTTTAGATGATGTCGTGACGGTTTTTAAAACACAATCAATGACACTTCCAAGATTTCTTGAAATCTTAGATGTCGGATTGAATGAATTAGAATTTTCAATGATTCCTCAAACGTTGGATCAAGTTTCGATTGGAACAATGGATTTAGCAAAGGTAGATAATAAAAAACATATCTATATGATAGGGATGAACGACGGTGTGATGCCTCAAGCGCTAGCAGGTAAGAGCTTGATTTCTGATGATGAAAAGAAACAATTTGAAGAAGTGACTAAAACGCAATTAAGTCCTACAGCAGATATTTTACAAATGGATGAAGCGTTCGTATGTTATTACGCAATGACACGTGCGACGGATAAAGTGACGTGGAGTTATAGTTTGATGGAAAGTAGCGGTAGCGAACGAGAAATAAGTCCATTTTTAAATGACATAATGAAGTTATTCACACAACTTAAAGTGACGTATACTGAGCGTGAACATGAGCGTCATACAATGTCACTTGTAGCCCATCCACATCAGACCAAAGTGCATTTACTGGAATCTTTAAAAGCCGCGCTTGATGGCGCATTAATTTCAGATACGTGGTATGCAGTTTATTATGTGATGACACAACATGAGTCATTAGCTCATGGACTGAACCATCTTAAAACAGCACTTACTTATCGCAATGAGACGGTTCAATTGGATCAAGTATTGACCGAATCACTCTATGGTAAAGTGATTAATGCCAGTGTGTCGCGATTTGAAGGCTATCAAAGTTGTCCGTTTAAGCATTATGCTTCGCACGGTTTACGTTTAAACGAACGTACAAAATACCAACTTCAAAGTTTTGATTTAGGTACCATTTTCCATGATGTTTTACGTTATATTGCTGAGAAAGTTCAAGGACGTTTTAATCAACTTTCAACACAACAAATCCAACAGCTTACGGAAGAAGCACTGGCTAACTATTTACCTGAAGTACAATATAATTTGCTTAATTCAACATCGTATTATCAATATTTATCTCGACGTATCGGCGCAATTATTCAAGCGACATTGCATGCGATGAAACATCAAAGTGAACACTCTCAATTCAAGCCGATTGCATTTGAAAAGTCATTTAGAAAGCAACCTAGAAATGATAATGAATTAATGGCTCAACCGCTTCAAACGAAACAAGGTATCCCTATTAATATTCGAGGTCAAATCGACCGTATTGACATATACGAAACGCAAAATAAAAGTTTCATTAATATTATTGATTATAAGTCTTCAACGACGAGCGCTTCTTTAGACTTAGTCAAAGTGTATTACGGCTTACAAATGCAAATGATGACGTATATGGATATTGCATTACAAAATAAAGCACGTCTTGGACTATCATCTGAATTGAAGCCAGGGGGCTTTTTATATATGTATGTGCACAAGTTTAAAGATGAAAAGCGGACATGGTCTGATTTGAGCACTGAAAATTTAGAAACATCATTTTTAAAATCCTATAAATTAAGTGGTTTGTTGAATGGTGATTCGGATGTTATTGAGGCGTATGACAAGAGTTTAATTGACGGATTCAACTCAGATATCGTGCCATTGAGGTTGAAGAAGAATGGCGATTTTTACAGTTCAAGTAAAGTAGCAGATGAAACAACACTTTACAAATTAATGCAGCATAACAAACGCAATTTTGAAGCAATCGCAACGAATATTATGGATGGTCATACTGAAGTGGCACCACTTAAATATAAAGAAACGCTACCGTGTCGTTTTTGTAATTATCAGTCCGTATGTCATGTGGACAGTTTAATTGATGCGCCGAAATATAGAACAGTAGATGAAAAAATCAATCCGCTAGAATGTTTAAGAGAGGAGGGAGAATAA
- the lepB gene encoding signal peptidase I — MKKETIEWLISIGLALLIVGLLYAFVIKPYNVKGDSMDPTLKNGERVIVNKLGKTFGHLERGNVIVFHADENSDYVKRIIGVPGDHIEYKHDVLYVNGKKTAEPYLDYNMKHKNYEEITGSFKSSDLPNSGGKYKIPKDRYLVLGDNREVSKDSRAFGLIDKDQIVGKVSLRFWPIGEFKVNFNPDH, encoded by the coding sequence GTGAAAAAAGAAACGATAGAATGGTTGATTTCAATAGGTTTAGCATTACTTATTGTCGGTTTGCTATATGCTTTCGTAATCAAGCCATATAACGTCAAAGGGGATTCTATGGACCCCACTTTAAAAAATGGGGAACGTGTTATAGTGAATAAACTCGGTAAAACGTTCGGACATTTAGAGCGCGGTAATGTCATTGTATTTCACGCAGATGAAAACAGTGATTATGTGAAGCGTATTATCGGTGTGCCAGGTGATCATATCGAATATAAACACGATGTTCTATATGTGAATGGGAAGAAAACAGCAGAACCTTATTTGGACTATAATATGAAGCACAAAAATTATGAAGAAATTACAGGTTCTTTCAAATCATCTGACCTTCCTAATAGTGGTGGCAAGTATAAAATACCGAAAGACAGATATCTTGTACTTGGAGACAATCGTGAAGTAAGTAAAGATAGCCGTGCTTTTGGCCTCATCGATAAAGATCAAATTGTAGGGAAAGTGTCTTTACGTTTTTGGCCAATTGGTGAATTTAAAGTAAACTTTAACCCAGATCATTAA
- the lepB gene encoding signal peptidase I produces MVKRIFKYLLSAICACIFISFIILFIAIPFRADTNRLAPIIQKDERFIVNQLAPRLNNINYHDFIVYRKNGTLQVGRVIGEPGQSLAIQKSELYIDNQRVQDPFIKDLGVTSWSSKMLSEQESDIIAPGHYIVMNQFTRTTTAEPFGTVDKNDIIGTILLRYYPFEKITANFED; encoded by the coding sequence ATGGTGAAACGAATTTTCAAATATCTTTTGTCCGCAATTTGCGCCTGCATCTTTATAAGCTTTATCATTCTTTTTATTGCTATCCCATTTCGTGCTGACACTAATCGTTTAGCGCCTATCATTCAAAAAGATGAGCGCTTCATCGTCAATCAACTTGCGCCACGGCTCAATAACATTAATTATCATGATTTCATTGTATATAGAAAAAATGGAACGCTTCAGGTTGGACGTGTTATAGGTGAACCTGGTCAATCGCTCGCGATTCAAAAAAGTGAACTTTACATTGATAATCAACGTGTTCAAGATCCATTTATAAAAGATTTAGGTGTGACTTCTTGGTCTTCTAAGATGCTATCTGAACAAGAAAGTGATATCATTGCTCCAGGTCATTATATTGTGATGAATCAATTCACACGAACGACGACAGCAGAACCGTTTGGAACTGTGGACAAAAATGATATAATAGGTACGATTTTACTTCGTTATTATCCTTTCGAAAAAATAACTGCAAATTTTGAAGACTAG
- a CDS encoding glucose-6-phosphate isomerase: MTHIQLDYQKALSFFEQHEINQQADLVKLVHHTIHEGTGAGSDFLGWVDLPVDYDKEEFARIQKSAEQIKSNSDVLVVIGIGGSYLGARSTIEMLTPAFKKDNETPEIIFAGHHLSSTYTQELIDYLADKDFSVNVISKSGTTTEPAVAFRIFKKLLEEKYGKDEAVKRIFATTDKAKGALKQLATNEGYESFVVPDDVGGRFSVLTAVGLLPIAVAGIDIENMMAGAAQAREELSSEDVTQNIAYQYATIRNILYSKGYTTEMLINYEPSLQYFNEWWKQLFGESEGKDLKGIYPSSANFTTDLHSLGQYVQEGRRFLFETVLKVESPKHSITIEEDEEDLDGLNYLAGKTVDDVNTKAFEGTLLAHTDGGVPNLVIKLPQLDAFTYGYLVYFFEKAVAMSGYQLGVNPFNQPGVEAYKQNMFALLGKPGFEDKKKALEERL, from the coding sequence ATGACACATATTCAATTAGATTACCAAAAAGCGTTATCATTTTTTGAGCAACATGAAATAAATCAACAGGCTGACCTTGTCAAATTAGTACACCACACAATTCATGAAGGTACAGGTGCGGGTAGCGACTTTTTAGGTTGGGTAGACTTACCAGTAGATTATGACAAAGAGGAATTTGCACGTATTCAAAAATCTGCAGAACAAATTAAATCAAATTCTGATGTACTCGTTGTCATCGGTATTGGTGGTTCATACCTTGGCGCGCGTTCAACAATTGAAATGTTAACACCGGCGTTTAAAAAAGATAATGAAACACCGGAAATCATTTTTGCGGGACATCATTTATCATCAACGTATACACAAGAATTGATCGATTACTTAGCGGATAAAGACTTTTCCGTAAATGTTATTTCTAAATCGGGTACAACTACGGAACCGGCAGTCGCATTCCGTATTTTCAAAAAATTGTTAGAAGAGAAATATGGTAAAGATGAAGCAGTTAAGCGTATTTTTGCGACGACAGATAAAGCGAAAGGTGCTTTAAAGCAATTAGCGACAAATGAAGGTTATGAATCTTTTGTAGTTCCTGATGATGTTGGCGGTCGTTTTTCTGTTTTAACTGCCGTTGGTTTATTACCAATCGCAGTAGCAGGTATCGATATTGAAAATATGATGGCTGGGGCTGCGCAAGCGCGCGAAGAATTAAGCTCAGAAGATGTAACACAAAATATCGCATATCAATATGCAACAATCCGTAACATTCTATACAGTAAAGGCTACACAACTGAAATGTTGATCAACTATGAACCATCTTTACAGTACTTCAATGAATGGTGGAAACAACTATTCGGTGAGTCAGAAGGTAAAGATTTAAAAGGCATTTATCCTTCAAGTGCGAACTTTACAACTGATCTTCATTCATTAGGGCAATATGTTCAAGAAGGACGACGTTTCCTATTTGAAACAGTATTGAAAGTAGAATCCCCTAAACATAGTATTACAATTGAAGAGGACGAAGAGGATTTAGATGGTTTAAACTATTTAGCAGGTAAAACGGTGGATGATGTTAATACGAAAGCCTTTGAAGGTACATTACTTGCACATACAGATGGTGGTGTACCGAATTTAGTCATTAAACTCCCTCAATTAGATGCCTTTACGTACGGCTATCTCGTATACTTTTTTGAAAAAGCTGTTGCTATGAGTGGCTATCAATTAGGTGTGAATCCATTTAACCAACCAGGTGTGGAAGCATATAAACAAAATATGTTTGCGTTATTAGGTAAACCAGGATTTGAAGATAAGAAAAAAGCATTAGAAGAACGATTATAA
- a CDS encoding argininosuccinate synthase — MNKQKVVLAYSGGLDTSVAVQWLIDQGYDVVACCLDVGEGKDLDVVYQKALDMGAIESHIIDATKEFSEDYVGYAIKGNLMYEQTYPLVSALSRPLIAKKLVEIAHETNANTIAHGCTGKGNDQVRFEVAIKALNPELNVIAPVREWGWSREEEIDYAKKHDIPVPIGKASPYSIDQNLWGRSNECGILEDPFVAPPKDAFDLTQELEDTPDTPEEILITFNKGLPTHIDSQPYELDDLILHLNEIAGKHGIGRIDHIENRLVGIKSREVYETPGAEVILTAHKALESITLTKEVAHFKPVIEKQFAEQVYNGLWFSPLTDALKAFVDQTQQHVTGDVRIKMFKGHAIANGRKSDYTLYNESLATYTKEDAFNQSSAVGFIDIYGLPTKVNAMQNGGYQND; from the coding sequence ATGAATAAACAAAAAGTAGTTTTAGCCTATTCAGGTGGTTTAGATACAAGTGTTGCCGTTCAATGGTTAATTGATCAAGGCTATGATGTTGTAGCATGTTGTTTAGATGTCGGAGAAGGTAAAGATTTAGACGTAGTCTATCAAAAAGCGCTAGACATGGGGGCGATTGAATCTCATATTATCGATGCTACAAAAGAATTTAGCGAAGATTACGTCGGCTATGCTATTAAAGGAAACTTAATGTATGAACAAACATATCCTTTAGTTTCTGCATTATCTCGCCCACTGATTGCTAAAAAACTTGTCGAAATCGCGCACGAAACAAATGCCAATACTATAGCACACGGTTGTACAGGTAAAGGAAATGACCAAGTACGCTTTGAAGTCGCTATTAAAGCATTAAATCCTGAACTCAATGTTATAGCCCCGGTGAGAGAATGGGGATGGAGCCGTGAAGAAGAAATCGACTATGCCAAAAAGCATGATATTCCTGTTCCTATTGGCAAAGCCTCTCCATATTCTATTGATCAAAACTTATGGGGAAGAAGCAATGAATGTGGTATTTTAGAAGATCCTTTTGTTGCGCCTCCAAAAGATGCTTTTGATTTAACACAGGAACTAGAAGACACACCTGATACACCTGAAGAAATTTTAATCACCTTTAACAAAGGTTTGCCTACACATATTGATAGTCAACCTTACGAATTAGATGATTTAATTCTTCATTTAAATGAAATCGCCGGTAAACATGGCATAGGCCGTATTGATCATATTGAAAACAGATTAGTCGGTATAAAATCACGTGAAGTATATGAAACCCCCGGCGCAGAAGTTATTTTAACAGCTCATAAAGCATTGGAATCTATCACGTTAACAAAAGAAGTGGCACATTTTAAGCCTGTTATTGAGAAACAATTTGCCGAACAAGTCTATAACGGGTTATGGTTCTCACCTTTAACAGATGCACTCAAAGCGTTTGTTGATCAAACACAACAACACGTTACTGGTGACGTCCGCATTAAAATGTTTAAAGGTCATGCCATTGCAAATGGAAGAAAATCAGACTATACACTCTATAATGAATCCCTTGCGACATACACAAAAGAAGATGCTTTTAATCAATCCTCTGCAGTTGGTTTTATTGATATTTATGGCCTACCTACGAAAGTAAATGCAATGCAAAATGGAGGTTATCAAAATGACTAA
- the argH gene encoding argininosuccinate lyase, producing MTKKAWGGRFEAQPEAWVDAFNASIHFDQTLIDEDIEGSIAHATMLAHQQILTQDECTTIIQGLKAIQKDFHDGNIQFQDALEDIHLNIEHELIQRIGSVGGKLHTGRSRNDQVATDMHLYTKKEVQHIIAALQKFQKTIIDLAKHHVETIMPGYTHQQRAQPISFAHHIMTYFWMLERDKNRFQDALKRIDISPLGAAALSGTTYPIDRFETQRLLGFAAVYENSLDAVSDRDYIVETLHAISLTMVHLSRFAEEIIFWSSEEAQFITLSDTFSTGSSIMPQKKNPDMAELIRGKVGRTTGHLMSLLMTLKGLPLAYNKDMQEDKEGLFDAIHTLKGALHIFEGMLKSMHVNTERLSETTEKDFSNATELADYLVMKDVPFREAHEIVGKIVLWSIQNHTFLLDVPLEVYQQHHNAIDQDVYTYLRPSEAVKRRKSYGSTGQKAVKHQISVAESLI from the coding sequence ATGACTAAAAAAGCATGGGGCGGTCGTTTTGAAGCACAACCAGAAGCGTGGGTTGACGCTTTTAACGCATCGATTCATTTCGACCAAACGCTTATCGATGAAGATATTGAAGGAAGTATCGCACACGCAACGATGTTAGCACATCAACAAATTCTTACTCAAGACGAATGTACAACTATCATTCAAGGTTTAAAGGCGATTCAAAAAGATTTTCATGACGGCAACATTCAATTTCAAGATGCTTTAGAGGATATTCACTTAAATATTGAACATGAATTGATTCAACGTATTGGTTCTGTAGGCGGCAAATTGCATACAGGCCGTAGCCGAAACGATCAAGTTGCAACGGATATGCATTTATATACAAAAAAAGAAGTGCAACATATCATTGCTGCGCTTCAAAAGTTTCAAAAAACCATCATCGACTTAGCAAAGCATCATGTTGAAACGATTATGCCTGGCTATACACATCAACAAAGAGCACAGCCTATTTCATTTGCACATCATATTATGACTTATTTTTGGATGTTAGAACGTGATAAAAATCGCTTTCAAGATGCATTAAAACGTATCGATATTTCACCACTCGGTGCAGCTGCATTAAGCGGTACAACCTATCCTATCGATCGCTTTGAGACACAACGTCTTTTAGGATTTGCTGCTGTTTATGAAAATAGCTTAGATGCAGTCAGTGATAGAGATTATATTGTTGAAACTTTACATGCAATCAGTTTAACAATGGTGCATTTGTCTCGTTTTGCTGAAGAAATTATTTTCTGGTCTTCAGAAGAAGCACAATTCATTACACTATCTGATACCTTTTCAACTGGTTCATCTATTATGCCACAAAAGAAGAATCCAGATATGGCAGAATTAATACGTGGTAAAGTAGGCCGTACGACAGGGCATTTAATGAGTCTATTAATGACGTTAAAAGGCTTGCCTCTCGCTTACAATAAAGATATGCAAGAAGACAAAGAAGGGCTCTTTGATGCGATTCATACGCTTAAAGGTGCTTTACACATCTTTGAGGGAATGCTGAAAAGTATGCATGTCAATACTGAACGCCTATCTGAAACTACAGAAAAAGATTTCTCTAATGCAACTGAATTAGCAGATTATCTTGTGATGAAAGACGTTCCTTTTAGAGAAGCACATGAAATTGTCGGAAAAATCGTGTTATGGTCTATACAAAATCATACATTTTTACTTGACGTACCTCTAGAAGTTTATCAGCAACATCATAATGCAATTGATCAAGATGTTTACACATATTTACGCCCTTCTGAAGCTGTAAAACGACGCAAAAGTTATGGTTCTACCGGACAAAAAGCAGTGAAACATCAAATTTCAGTAGCCGAATCATTAATTTAA
- a CDS encoding glycerophosphodiester phosphodiesterase, translating to MNRYSRLIVSSSIVTTLLVGGIAIPSQAQAGSVQSATNQGKATPLSPSVHNVLDKKHVTIGHRGASGYAPEHTIASYDKSINEMGSDFLEIDLQMTKDGHLIAMHDETVNRTTNGKGRVDQYTLAELKQLDAGSWFNKAYPKYKNPKFVGQKVLSLDEIFKRYGTKTNYYIETKSPNVYPGMEEKLLKTMHRYGLDKKNQLANGKVVIQSFSQESLQKIHHINPYVPLVQLTDAGQLTTMTEKDLKKVKTYAVGIGPDYHDLNRKNTKHLRNLGFYVHPYTVNTVADMKRLNSYGVTGVFTNYPDLYSNLIKKK from the coding sequence ATGAATCGTTATTCTAGGTTAATCGTTTCTTCAAGCATAGTCACAACTTTACTTGTTGGAGGTATTGCAATCCCTTCACAAGCGCAAGCTGGGTCTGTACAAAGTGCGACAAATCAAGGCAAGGCAACGCCATTATCCCCATCTGTACATAATGTTTTAGATAAAAAACACGTGACTATTGGGCACCGTGGTGCCAGTGGCTATGCACCAGAACACACCATCGCTTCTTACGATAAAAGCATTAACGAGATGGGTTCTGATTTTCTAGAAATAGACTTGCAAATGACAAAAGATGGTCATCTAATTGCAATGCATGACGAAACCGTAAATCGCACGACAAATGGTAAAGGACGTGTAGATCAATATACACTCGCAGAATTAAAACAATTAGACGCAGGTTCATGGTTTAATAAAGCATATCCTAAATATAAAAACCCTAAATTTGTCGGCCAAAAAGTGCTTTCTTTAGATGAAATATTTAAGCGTTACGGCACAAAAACAAATTACTATATTGAAACAAAATCGCCTAACGTTTATCCAGGTATGGAAGAAAAATTACTAAAAACGATGCATCGCTATGGTTTAGACAAGAAAAATCAGTTGGCAAACGGTAAAGTCGTGATCCAATCCTTTTCTCAAGAAAGTTTACAAAAGATTCATCATATAAATCCTTATGTACCGCTTGTCCAGCTAACAGATGCTGGCCAATTGACGACAATGACTGAAAAAGATTTAAAAAAGGTAAAAACGTATGCTGTAGGTATCGGACCTGATTATCACGATTTAAATAGAAAAAATACGAAGCATCTTAGAAATTTAGGGTTTTATGTACATCCTTATACTGTGAATACCGTTGCTGATATGAAACGTTTAAATTCATATGGTGTTACAGGTGTTTTCACAAACTACCCTGATTTATATAGTAACCTTATCAAAAAGAAATAA
- a CDS encoding Glu/Leu/Phe/Val family dehydrogenase, whose protein sequence is MAEKNNLVTSTQGIIKEAMHKLGFDDGMYELIKEPLRFLTVRIPVKMDDGTVKTFTGYRAQHNDAVGPTKGGVRFHPDVDEEEVKALSMWMTLKCGIVNLPYGGGKGGIVCDPRQMSIHEVERLSRGYVRAISQIVGPTKDIPAPDVFTNSQIMAWMMDEYSQMDEFNSPGFITGKPIVLGGSQGRDRSTALGVVIAIEEAAKRRGKSIKDSRIVIQGFGNAGSFLAKFLYDQGAKIVGISDAYGALHDPEGLDIDYLLDRRDSFGTVTNLFEDTISNKELFELDCDILVPAAIANQITADNANDIKAEIVVEAANGPTTPEATKILTERGVLLVPDVLASAGGVTVSYFEWVQNNTGYYWTEEEVNEKLREKLVSAFDTIYNLSQNRKIDMRLAAYIIGIKRTAEAARYRGWA, encoded by the coding sequence ATGGCTGAAAAAAATAATCTAGTGACGTCAACGCAAGGTATTATTAAAGAAGCAATGCACAAATTAGGTTTTGATGATGGGATGTATGAATTGATTAAAGAACCTTTAAGATTCTTAACAGTTCGCATTCCAGTTAAAATGGATGATGGAACAGTAAAAACTTTTACAGGTTACCGTGCACAACATAATGATGCTGTTGGACCGACAAAAGGTGGGGTACGTTTTCATCCAGACGTTGATGAAGAAGAAGTTAAAGCGTTGTCTATGTGGATGACATTAAAATGTGGTATTGTCAACCTCCCTTATGGTGGGGGTAAAGGTGGCATCGTATGTGACCCACGTCAAATGAGTATCCATGAAGTAGAACGTCTTTCAAGAGGTTATGTTCGTGCGATTTCACAAATTGTTGGACCAACAAAAGATATTCCAGCACCTGACGTATTTACAAACTCTCAAATTATGGCTTGGATGATGGATGAATATAGTCAGATGGACGAATTTAATTCTCCAGGCTTTATTACAGGAAAACCTATCGTGCTTGGTGGTTCTCAAGGACGTGACCGTTCTACAGCATTAGGTGTTGTTATTGCGATTGAAGAAGCGGCAAAACGCCGTGGCAAGTCTATTAAAGATTCACGTATCGTAATTCAAGGATTCGGTAATGCAGGTAGTTTCTTAGCGAAATTCTTATATGATCAAGGGGCTAAAATTGTAGGTATTTCAGATGCTTATGGTGCATTACATGATCCAGAAGGGTTAGACATTGACTACCTATTAGACCGTCGTGATAGTTTTGGTACGGTAACGAATTTATTTGAAGATACGATTTCAAACAAAGAATTGTTTGAATTAGACTGTGATATTTTAGTACCGGCTGCAATTGCAAACCAAATTACAGCAGACAATGCGAATGATATTAAAGCTGAAATCGTTGTTGAAGCGGCAAACGGCCCAACAACGCCAGAAGCAACTAAAATCTTAACAGAACGTGGTGTATTACTCGTTCCTGACGTGTTAGCAAGTGCAGGTGGCGTTACAGTATCTTACTTCGAATGGGTACAAAATAACACAGGTTATTATTGGACAGAAGAAGAAGTTAATGAGAAGCTTCGTGAAAAACTAGTGAGTGCTTTTGATACGATTTACAACCTTTCTCAAAATCGTAAAATCGATATGCGCTTAGCGGCTTATATTATAGGTATTAAACGTACAGCAGAGGCTGCACGTTACCGCGGTTGGGCATAA